In a genomic window of Staphylococcus taiwanensis:
- a CDS encoding LPXTG cell wall anchor domain-containing protein: MKKISIIGSTLLTSTVILTSLGSNHALAADIVTKDNAQQVASEALLNSGGNPDLQNLNKAIDKGNYFEIKSHNKANAGLGVYKVYKNGEVEYKNDKFSSYNQLQSGVTYAEHGIANAAEVDNQEHNNSKVHSVDCARELNSYYVGNVKSSEVPSSHKLKNNDYNPSSASIKTLPQTGEADNTPSAQVLGSIFLLLGGTLVTRRLNKKTS; the protein is encoded by the coding sequence GTGAAGAAGATTTCTATTATCGGTTCAACGCTTTTAACTAGTACTGTTATTTTGACTTCTCTAGGTTCAAATCATGCTTTGGCAGCTGATATTGTAACGAAAGACAATGCACAACAAGTTGCTTCAGAGGCATTATTAAATAGCGGAGGCAACCCTGATTTACAAAATTTAAATAAAGCGATTGATAAAGGAAATTATTTTGAGATTAAAAGTCACAATAAAGCTAATGCCGGTTTAGGTGTTTATAAAGTTTATAAAAATGGTGAAGTCGAATATAAAAATGATAAATTCAGTAGCTATAATCAATTACAAAGTGGCGTAACTTACGCTGAACACGGTATTGCCAATGCGGCTGAAGTTGATAACCAAGAACATAATAACTCAAAAGTTCATTCTGTAGATTGTGCACGTGAATTAAATTCATATTATGTAGGTAATGTTAAATCTTCTGAAGTTCCGTCATCTCATAAACTTAAAAACAATGACTATAACCCATCATCCGCTTCAATTAAAACTTTACCTCAAACGGGTGAAGCTGATAACACGCCATCAGCACAAGTACTTGGTAGTATCTTTTTATTATTAGGTGGTACTTTAGTAACTAGACGATTAAATAAAAAAACATCATAG
- a CDS encoding methionine ABC transporter substrate-binding protein produces the protein MKKYLSIVSILVLIIVLTACGKDKEDSKKITVAASPAPHGDVLKKAKEQLKKKGYDLEVKEVNDYKVPNKLLDKGDVDANFFQHVPYLNAEKKSHGYKIEELGKVFTTPMGVYSKKYKHLKDIPDGSTIYVSNNPAEEGRFLSFFVDAGLIKLKKGVKIEDAKFEDIAENKKNLKFNHQQGAEFLPKTYKNGEGAAVIMNSNYAIDNGLKPSKDAIVMEGKSSPFANIIAVKEGHKNDKKFQELLKVMQSKEIKDYIKKEYGDDVIPYESK, from the coding sequence ATGAAGAAGTATTTAAGTATCGTTAGTATTTTAGTCTTAATTATCGTATTAACAGCGTGTGGTAAAGATAAAGAAGATAGCAAGAAGATTACTGTTGCTGCATCTCCCGCACCACATGGTGATGTATTAAAGAAAGCTAAAGAACAATTAAAGAAAAAAGGGTATGACTTAGAGGTCAAAGAAGTCAATGACTACAAAGTACCTAATAAACTTTTGGATAAAGGTGATGTTGATGCTAATTTCTTCCAACATGTACCTTATTTAAATGCTGAAAAGAAAAGTCACGGTTATAAAATAGAAGAATTAGGTAAAGTGTTTACAACACCCATGGGCGTTTACAGTAAGAAATATAAACATTTAAAAGATATTCCAGACGGGTCAACCATTTATGTCTCTAATAATCCAGCAGAAGAAGGGCGATTTTTATCTTTCTTTGTAGATGCCGGTTTAATTAAACTTAAAAAAGGTGTCAAAATCGAAGATGCCAAATTTGAAGATATTGCTGAGAATAAAAAAAATTTAAAATTTAATCATCAACAAGGTGCTGAGTTTCTACCTAAAACATACAAAAATGGTGAAGGGGCAGCAGTTATAATGAATTCAAACTATGCGATTGATAACGGTCTGAAACCGTCTAAAGATGCCATTGTAATGGAAGGCAAATCTTCTCCTTTCGCAAACATTATCGCTGTTAAAGAAGGCCATAAAAACGATAAAAAATTCCAAGAATTATTAAAAGTAATGCAATCAAAAGAAATTAAAGATTACATTAAGAAAGAATATGGCGATGACGTGATTCCATATGAAAGTAAATAA
- a CDS encoding aspartate aminotransferase family protein, translating to MSKAEQLINEDGKYFAASGRIKYYPLAIDHGYGATLVDVDGKEYIDLLSSASSQNVGHAPKPVTEAIQKQAEKFIHYTPAYMYHEPAVKLSKKLCEIAPGDYEKRVTFGLSGSDANDGIIKFARAYTGRPYIISFTNAYHGSTFGSLSMSAISLNMRKHYGPLLNGFYHIPFPDKYRGMYEQPNPNTVEEYLAPLKEMFAKYVPAEEVACIVVETIQGDGGLLEPVDGYFEALEALCHEHGILIAVDDIQQGLGRTGTWSSIDHYNFTPDLVTFGKSLAGGLPMSAIVGRKEIIETLEAPAHLFTTGANPVSCEAALATLGMIEDEDLLTASSEKGTYVRKRMDQWTDQYEFVGDVRGKGLSIGIDIVSDKQAKTRASEEALKICNYCFDHGLVLIAVAGNVLRFQPPLVITYEQLDYALDTIEDALQALQEGQLDNYNIDGQGW from the coding sequence GTGAGTAAGGCAGAGCAATTGATTAATGAAGACGGGAAATACTTTGCGGCATCTGGAAGAATTAAATATTATCCATTAGCCATTGACCACGGATATGGTGCGACATTGGTCGATGTAGATGGTAAAGAATATATTGATTTATTGTCTAGTGCAAGCTCACAAAATGTAGGGCATGCACCTAAGCCTGTAACTGAAGCGATTCAGAAGCAAGCAGAGAAATTTATCCACTATACACCAGCCTACATGTATCATGAACCAGCTGTGAAATTATCGAAGAAACTTTGCGAAATTGCCCCTGGCGATTATGAGAAACGTGTGACTTTTGGTCTGAGTGGTTCCGATGCGAATGATGGCATTATTAAATTTGCACGTGCTTATACAGGGCGACCGTATATCATTAGTTTTACAAATGCGTATCATGGTTCAACATTCGGTTCACTATCTATGTCTGCTATTAGTTTAAATATGCGTAAGCATTATGGGCCTTTATTAAATGGCTTTTATCATATTCCTTTTCCGGATAAATATAGAGGCATGTATGAACAACCGAATCCTAATACAGTAGAGGAATATCTTGCGCCACTTAAAGAGATGTTTGCGAAATATGTACCAGCAGAAGAAGTTGCATGTATCGTTGTTGAAACCATTCAAGGAGATGGTGGATTGCTAGAACCTGTTGATGGATATTTTGAGGCGTTAGAAGCGTTGTGTCATGAACATGGCATTTTAATTGCTGTGGACGATATTCAACAAGGTTTAGGACGAACAGGTACTTGGAGTTCAATCGATCATTATAACTTTACACCTGATTTAGTGACGTTTGGTAAATCGTTGGCAGGTGGTTTACCTATGTCAGCTATTGTTGGTCGTAAAGAAATCATAGAGACACTTGAGGCACCGGCACATCTCTTTACTACAGGTGCCAATCCAGTGAGTTGTGAAGCGGCTTTAGCTACATTAGGTATGATTGAAGATGAAGATTTACTAACTGCTAGTTCTGAAAAGGGGACATACGTCCGTAAGCGAATGGATCAATGGACTGATCAATATGAATTCGTGGGAGATGTACGAGGCAAAGGATTATCAATTGGTATTGATATCGTATCAGACAAGCAAGCTAAAACGAGAGCCTCAGAAGAAGCCTTGAAAATATGTAATTACTGTTTTGATCATGGATTGGTATTAATCGCAGTTGCAGGTAATGTGCTTCGCTTCCAACCACCATTAGTGATTACGTATGAGCAATTAGATTATGCTTTAGATACAATAGAAGATGCTTTACAAGCATTACAAGAGGGACAATTAGATAACTATAATATAGACGGACAAGGTTGGTAA
- a CDS encoding amino acid permease gives MASFFKNLTRKEDPTIYQNKDGHLKRTLRVRDFLALGVGTIVSTAIFTLPGVVAAEHAGPAVALSFLLAAIVAGLVAFSYAEMASTMPFAGSAYSWINVLFGEFAGWVAGWALLAEYFIAVAFVASGFSANLRGLVSPLGIVLPKALSNPFGSDGGVIDIIAAIVIIITAVILSRGMTEAARVENVLVILKVFAIVLFIIVGLTAIHASNYVPFIPEHKVTDNGDFGGWQGIYAGVSMIFLAYIGFDSIAANSAEAIDPQRTMPRGILGSLGVALVLFVGVALVLVGMFHYSEYADNAEPVGWALRQSGHGVIAAIIQAISVMGMFTALIGMMLAGSRLLYSFGRDGLLPPWLSKLNHKHLPNRALLILTIIGVLIGSMFPFAFLAQLISAGTLVAFMFVSLAMYRLRKREGKDLPVPSFKVPFFPVLPVITFVLVLLVFWGLSYEAKLYTVIWFLVGIVIYLLYGVRHSKKNEEKDYIVPKD, from the coding sequence ATGGCCAGTTTTTTCAAAAATTTAACACGAAAAGAAGATCCCACTATCTACCAAAATAAAGATGGTCATTTAAAACGTACATTACGTGTTCGAGATTTTCTTGCATTAGGTGTAGGTACCATTGTATCAACAGCTATCTTCACGCTACCTGGCGTGGTTGCTGCTGAACATGCCGGTCCTGCAGTAGCGCTATCTTTCTTATTAGCAGCCATTGTAGCTGGTTTAGTAGCATTCTCATATGCAGAAATGGCATCCACAATGCCGTTCGCAGGTTCAGCTTATTCTTGGATTAACGTTTTATTTGGAGAATTCGCTGGATGGGTAGCAGGTTGGGCACTTTTAGCTGAGTACTTTATCGCCGTAGCCTTTGTAGCTTCCGGTTTCTCAGCAAACTTACGAGGACTCGTTTCCCCATTAGGTATTGTATTACCGAAAGCATTGTCTAATCCTTTTGGTTCTGATGGCGGCGTTATCGATATCATTGCTGCTATCGTTATCATTATCACTGCGGTTATCCTTTCTCGTGGTATGACTGAAGCAGCACGTGTAGAAAATGTCTTGGTTATACTTAAAGTATTTGCGATTGTATTATTTATCATCGTTGGTTTAACTGCAATTCATGCATCAAATTATGTACCTTTTATTCCTGAACACAAAGTAACTGACAACGGTGACTTTGGTGGATGGCAAGGTATCTATGCTGGGGTTTCAATGATATTCTTAGCTTACATTGGCTTTGACTCAATCGCTGCAAACTCTGCAGAAGCCATTGACCCTCAACGAACAATGCCACGCGGTATTCTTGGTTCATTAGGCGTAGCACTCGTATTATTCGTAGGGGTTGCATTAGTATTAGTAGGTATGTTCCATTATTCTGAGTATGCGGATAACGCTGAACCAGTAGGTTGGGCATTACGTCAAAGTGGACATGGTGTTATCGCAGCGATTATCCAAGCCATTTCAGTTATGGGTATGTTTACTGCTTTAATTGGTATGATGTTGGCAGGTTCACGTTTACTTTATTCATTCGGACGTGATGGTTTATTACCACCTTGGTTATCTAAATTAAACCATAAACATTTACCAAACAGAGCGTTATTAATTTTAACTATTATTGGTGTGTTAATTGGTTCAATGTTCCCATTCGCATTCTTAGCACAGCTTATCTCAGCTGGTACATTAGTAGCATTTATGTTTGTATCTCTTGCAATGTATCGTTTAAGAAAACGTGAAGGTAAAGACTTACCAGTACCATCATTTAAAGTACCATTCTTCCCTGTATTACCAGTGATTACATTTGTTTTAGTATTACTTGTATTCTGGGGATTAAGCTACGAGGCTAAACTATATACTGTCATTTGGTTCTTAGTTGGTATCGTCATCTATTTACTCTATGGTGTTCGCCACTCTAAGAAAAATGAAGAAAAAGACTATATCGTTCCTAAAGATTAA
- the alsS gene encoding acetolactate synthase AlsS, whose product MAKDNYSAADMVIDTLKNNNVDYVFGIPGAKIDYLFDALEDDGPELIVTRHEQNAAMMAQGVGRITGNPGVALVTSGPGVSNLTTGLLTATSEGDPVLAIGGQVKRNDLLRQTHQAVDNVSLLKSSTKYSAEVQDPESLSEVMTNAIRVATSGKNGASFISIPQDVISAQVKSNAIDLCEKPRLGVPAIEDINEVITAIKKADFPVLLAGMRSSSEKETEAIRQLVEKTNLPVVETFQGAGVLNRQLENHFFGRVGLFRNQVGDELLRKADLVVTIGYDPIEYEASNWNKELETEIIAIDEEQAEITNFFRPKKELVGNIAGTIELLSNNVTETIIEQSHLDDLEQLRADIIEATGIKYTHEDGIMHPLEIIETMQQTLTDDTTVTVDVGSHYIWMARKFRSYNPRHLLFSNGMQTLGVALPWAIAAALVRPNTQVVSVAGDGGFLFSAQDLETAVRKKLNIIQLIWNDGKYNMVEFQEEMKYNRSSGVEFGPVDYVKYAEAFGAKGLRVTSQAELEAAIKEGYETEGPVVIDIPVNYKDNIKLSTNVLPDSLN is encoded by the coding sequence ATGGCTAAAGATAATTATTCTGCTGCAGATATGGTTATTGATACTTTAAAAAATAATAATGTGGACTATGTATTTGGTATTCCGGGCGCTAAAATTGACTATCTCTTCGACGCATTAGAAGATGACGGTCCAGAATTAATCGTTACACGTCACGAACAAAACGCTGCTATGATGGCACAAGGTGTAGGTCGTATCACTGGTAATCCTGGTGTTGCTTTAGTAACAAGTGGTCCAGGTGTAAGTAATTTAACTACAGGCTTATTAACAGCTACATCAGAAGGCGACCCTGTATTGGCAATTGGTGGTCAAGTTAAACGTAATGATTTATTACGACAAACGCATCAAGCAGTAGATAACGTTTCATTATTGAAATCATCAACAAAATATAGCGCAGAAGTTCAAGACCCAGAATCATTATCAGAAGTTATGACAAATGCAATTCGTGTGGCAACTTCAGGTAAAAATGGTGCAAGCTTTATCAGTATTCCTCAAGATGTCATTTCAGCACAAGTTAAATCTAATGCAATTGATTTATGTGAAAAACCACGTTTAGGTGTTCCTGCAATTGAAGACATCAACGAAGTCATTACAGCAATCAAAAAAGCAGATTTCCCTGTATTACTTGCGGGTATGAGAAGCTCAAGTGAAAAGGAAACTGAAGCGATTCGTCAATTAGTTGAAAAAACAAATTTACCAGTGGTTGAAACATTCCAAGGTGCTGGTGTACTTAATCGCCAATTAGAAAATCATTTCTTTGGCCGTGTAGGTTTATTCCGAAACCAAGTCGGCGATGAATTATTAAGAAAAGCAGATTTAGTTGTTACAATCGGTTATGATCCAATCGAATATGAAGCAAGTAACTGGAATAAAGAATTAGAAACTGAAATTATTGCAATCGATGAAGAACAAGCAGAAATTACTAATTTCTTCCGTCCTAAAAAAGAATTAGTAGGTAATATTGCTGGTACAATTGAGTTATTATCAAATAATGTGACTGAAACAATTATTGAACAAAGTCACTTAGACGATTTAGAACAATTAAGAGCAGATATTATTGAAGCAACTGGTATTAAATATACACATGAAGATGGCATTATGCATCCGTTAGAAATCATTGAAACAATGCAACAAACTTTAACTGATGACACAACTGTAACAGTAGACGTCGGCAGTCATTACATTTGGATGGCACGTAAATTTAGAAGTTATAACCCAAGACACTTACTATTCAGTAATGGTATGCAAACATTAGGTGTTGCTTTACCATGGGCAATCGCAGCAGCATTGGTTCGTCCTAATACACAAGTTGTATCAGTTGCAGGAGACGGTGGTTTCTTATTCTCTGCACAAGACTTAGAAACTGCAGTTCGTAAAAAATTAAACATCATTCAATTGATTTGGAATGATGGTAAATATAATATGGTAGAATTCCAAGAAGAAATGAAATACAATCGTTCATCTGGTGTTGAATTTGGTCCAGTGGATTATGTTAAATATGCGGAAGCATTTGGTGCTAAAGGGTTACGTGTTACTAGTCAAGCTGAATTAGAAGCTGCAATTAAAGAAGGATATGAAACTGAAGGACCAGTAGTCATTGATATTCCAGTCAATTATAAAGATAATATCAAACTATCAACAAACGTTTTACCAGATTCTTTAAACTAA
- the budA gene encoding acetolactate decarboxylase: protein MSHVLYQHGTLGTLMAGLLEGTATINELLEHGDSGLATLTGSNGEVIFLNGEAFHANEHKEFKKLNGDEMTPYATITRFEADKSYQTADKDSENVLNEVKEHMLSDNLFSAVKISGTFKKMHVRMMPKQEPPYTRLIDSARRQPEETREDIKGTIIGFFTPELFHGIGSAGFHIHFANDNRNFGGHVLDFEVDDVTVEIQNFETFEQHFPVNNKTFTETEIDYADVDAEIREAE, encoded by the coding sequence ATGAGTCATGTATTATATCAACATGGTACATTAGGTACATTAATGGCAGGTTTATTGGAAGGTACTGCTACAATCAATGAACTATTAGAACACGGAGATTCAGGACTAGCTACATTAACAGGTTCTAATGGTGAAGTTATCTTTTTAAATGGTGAAGCATTCCATGCTAATGAACATAAAGAATTTAAAAAGTTAAATGGTGATGAAATGACACCATATGCAACCATCACACGTTTTGAAGCGGACAAATCTTATCAAACTGCAGATAAAGATTCTGAAAATGTGTTAAATGAAGTTAAAGAACATATGTTAAGTGATAACCTATTCTCTGCTGTAAAAATTAGTGGGACTTTCAAAAAAATGCATGTACGTATGATGCCTAAACAAGAGCCACCATACACGAGATTAATTGATTCAGCACGTAGACAACCTGAGGAAACACGTGAAGATATTAAAGGTACAATTATTGGATTCTTTACGCCAGAATTATTCCATGGTATTGGATCAGCTGGTTTCCATATTCACTTTGCTAATGATAATCGCAACTTTGGTGGTCATGTACTAGATTTTGAAGTGGACGATGTCACTGTAGAAATACAGAATTTCGAAACATTTGAACAACATTTCCCGGTTAATAATAAAACATTTACTGAAACAGAAATTGATTATGCGGATGTAGATGCTGAAATCAGAGAAGCTGAGTAA
- a CDS encoding zinc ribbon domain-containing protein yields MQCPNCGQTYQHGDLFCGECGTKLSTATSHSTSESLNLDSVVNHSQHNSSNHSESEAISTFSSEDKLETHVTHNDTQQSMNQSDFDREKYAKTYPSYEQRYAQGEFSNKVKSIFNESKQFFKQAFRSHDVTIRGNHSFSYALLASLIIVGLLILGMFIHLYIADNFGNYITGIASIILRVILGIAFATGFLFIVTFGVIRLTVVQPIRFKKVFSDFILVNTISVLVLYIGLFVLFLKMYILSGILVVFSIILLFTSCVYLITKNSVNQTLRLPSFYSIVIFFVIIGFALHLGGSTLINQFDELDIVPRLFWKWF; encoded by the coding sequence ATGCAATGTCCAAATTGTGGTCAGACCTATCAACATGGAGATTTATTTTGTGGGGAATGTGGCACGAAATTAAGTACAGCCACATCACACTCAACATCAGAATCATTAAACTTGGATAGTGTAGTAAATCATAGTCAACATAATAGTAGTAACCATTCTGAATCAGAGGCTATTTCTACATTTTCTTCAGAAGATAAGTTAGAAACGCATGTTACTCATAATGACACTCAGCAAAGTATGAATCAATCTGACTTTGACCGTGAAAAATATGCTAAAACGTATCCGTCATATGAACAACGTTATGCACAAGGTGAATTTAGCAATAAAGTGAAATCAATCTTTAATGAGAGTAAGCAATTCTTTAAACAAGCATTTCGTTCTCACGATGTTACGATTAGAGGTAATCATTCATTCAGTTATGCTTTGTTAGCATCATTAATCATAGTAGGCCTTTTAATTTTAGGAATGTTTATTCATTTATACATAGCAGATAATTTCGGCAATTATATTACAGGCATTGCTTCAATTATTTTAAGAGTTATTCTAGGCATTGCTTTTGCAACAGGTTTTTTATTCATCGTTACTTTTGGCGTAATTAGACTGACTGTAGTACAACCTATACGATTTAAGAAAGTATTTTCAGATTTTATTTTAGTTAATACGATTTCAGTACTGGTATTATATATCGGTTTATTCGTTTTATTTTTGAAAATGTATATTCTTAGTGGCATCTTAGTAGTATTTTCAATTATTTTATTATTTACATCATGTGTCTATTTAATTACTAAAAATAGCGTGAACCAAACATTACGTTTACCAAGTTTTTATAGTATTGTCATCTTTTTTGTGATTATTGGATTTGCACTTCATTTAGGTGGTTCTACTTTAATCAATCAATTTGATGAATTAGATATTGTGCCTAGATTGTTTTGGAAGTGGTTCTAA